Proteins encoded by one window of Dialister pneumosintes:
- a CDS encoding HAD family hydrolase has translation MIMDIKPVLALCYDFDKTLSPENMQDGYIRSLGLDVDTFWSESNLLADKHHMDSNLAYMYKMIDEAVGKVIPTQQHLRSYGQRVPLYKGLETWFERMNILGNKYEVQIEHYIISSGLREIIEGTSIAPYFKHIYASAFYYDERGVPRWPAQAINYTNKTQFLFRIEKGTLDINDNHVNKHFAEGELRVPFRNIVYIGDSATDIPCMRLVNSLGGHSIGVYDRSNKKSKEQVYQMIKDKRIRYYVPTDYSKDSEMYKLIKSIIRKTAAYEVLENKYLQDKKQAFTSLF, from the coding sequence ATGATTATGGATATAAAACCTGTATTAGCACTTTGTTATGATTTTGATAAAACTTTATCTCCTGAAAACATGCAGGATGGATATATTAGAAGTTTAGGTCTGGATGTAGATACTTTTTGGTCAGAATCCAACCTATTAGCAGATAAACATCATATGGACAGTAATCTAGCCTATATGTATAAAATGATTGATGAAGCGGTAGGAAAGGTTATTCCTACACAACAACATTTAAGGAGTTATGGACAACGAGTTCCTTTATATAAAGGACTTGAAACATGGTTTGAACGTATGAATATTCTTGGAAACAAATATGAGGTTCAAATCGAACATTACATAATCTCTTCAGGATTACGTGAAATTATCGAAGGAACTTCGATTGCACCTTATTTTAAACATATTTATGCCAGTGCATTTTATTATGATGAACGTGGTGTGCCTCGTTGGCCTGCACAGGCTATTAATTATACGAATAAAACACAATTTCTCTTCCGTATAGAAAAAGGGACGTTAGATATTAATGATAATCATGTAAATAAACATTTTGCAGAAGGAGAATTGCGTGTACCTTTTAGAAATATTGTGTATATAGGAGATAGTGCGACAGATATTCCGTGTATGAGACTTGTAAATTCTCTAGGAGGACATTCTATTGGCGTTTATGACAGGAGTAATAAAAAAAGTAAAGAACAAGTGTACCAAATGATAAAAGACAAACGTATTCGTTACTATGTGCCAACTGATTATTCTAAGGATTCAGAAATGTATAAATTGATTAAGTCCATTATACGAAAGACTGCTGCTTATGAAGTATTGGAAAATAAATATTTACAAGATAAAAAACAAGCTTTTACATCTTTATTTTAA
- a CDS encoding peptidoglycan-binding protein, translating to MKKWQWLIYTFLFTLFTIGNISAALLSEGMSGAEVRMLQEQLVSCGYLARAVDGEYGATTVKAVQLFQEDHGLAVTGMVDDNTEESIYNATTNHRKGGGLLLAEGNQETLVNTYQQILKNHGFLDGEVDGVYGQDTVNAVYAFQRHQNLPVSGAIDEETSVALNAMDTSFDKVANKDTSRDYLWGMGDEGKDVKRIQEKLKKAGYLTGEADGIYGNDTFNAVQNLQADSGIPVTGMITETTLSKLNHPAKTKKNSSVIKEGISNNKVVKLQNLLLLHGFNPGIVDGSFGKGTKEAVLEMQKQYALPVTGIVDDNVWSHLETPPVFNGIYKKEMIMDATAYTPYDGGGSGYTYSGNKAGKGHAAVDPKVIPIGSILFVEGYGYCIADDIGGTVIGNHIDICVDTVDQAYQWGVRTVKVYLVR from the coding sequence ATGAAAAAATGGCAATGGTTAATATATACATTTCTTTTTACCTTATTTACTATCGGAAACATCTCTGCTGCTTTACTTTCTGAAGGAATGAGTGGGGCAGAAGTACGAATGCTACAAGAACAACTTGTATCTTGTGGATATTTAGCAAGAGCTGTAGACGGTGAATATGGTGCAACTACAGTAAAAGCGGTTCAATTATTTCAAGAAGATCATGGACTTGCCGTTACCGGTATGGTTGATGATAATACCGAAGAAAGTATTTACAATGCTACCACTAATCATCGAAAAGGTGGAGGACTTCTTTTAGCAGAAGGTAATCAGGAAACATTAGTAAATACTTATCAACAAATTTTAAAGAACCATGGTTTTTTAGATGGAGAGGTGGATGGTGTTTATGGGCAAGATACTGTAAATGCAGTATATGCGTTTCAAAGACATCAAAATCTCCCTGTATCCGGAGCCATAGATGAAGAAACAAGTGTAGCTTTAAATGCTATGGATACATCATTTGATAAAGTGGCAAACAAAGATACTTCACGTGATTATTTGTGGGGAATGGGTGATGAAGGGAAAGATGTAAAGCGGATACAAGAAAAGTTAAAAAAGGCAGGATATCTAACGGGAGAAGCCGATGGAATTTATGGAAATGATACTTTTAATGCTGTACAGAATTTACAAGCAGACTCGGGAATTCCAGTTACCGGTATGATTACAGAAACAACTTTATCGAAACTCAATCATCCAGCTAAAACAAAGAAAAATTCATCTGTAATCAAAGAAGGAATTTCTAATAATAAGGTGGTTAAGTTGCAGAATTTACTTCTTTTACATGGCTTTAATCCGGGAATTGTTGATGGTTCTTTTGGTAAAGGGACAAAAGAAGCTGTGTTGGAAATGCAAAAACAATATGCTCTTCCTGTAACCGGCATAGTAGATGATAACGTATGGAGTCATTTGGAAACACCGCCTGTTTTTAATGGAATCTATAAAAAAGAAATGATTATGGATGCTACTGCATATACTCCTTATGATGGTGGTGGAAGTGGATATACTTATAGCGGCAATAAAGCAGGAAAAGGTCATGCAGCGGTAGATCCTAAGGTAATTCCAATAGGCAGTATTCTTTTTGTAGAAGGATATGGATATTGTATTGCAGATGATATTGGTGGAACCGTTATTGGAAATCATATAGATATATGTGTAGATACAGTAGATCAAGCTTACCAATGGGGCGTTAGAACCGTAAAAGTATATCTAGTACGATAA
- a CDS encoding alanine/glycine:cation symporter family protein, giving the protein MEFLDSMVSSINGFLWTYIIITLLVVAGFYFTFRLNFVQIRHFKEMFRLIISSARSKTKGNEISPFQAFCVSTASRVGVGNIAGIAIAITTGGPGSIFWMWFIAVIGAATGFVESTLAQIYKVPSKGKHGETIFKGGPAYYLKNGLGHSIWAAIFAILISVTYGLIYNSVQANTISLALNSAFGFDRTIVGIVIAVLAVVVICGGLGRIARVTEWMVPVMAGIYIITALGIMIYHFDLLPYVFAEIFENAFNFEAIFGGGMGAAVLTGFKRGLFSNEAGEGSVPNAAATADANHPVVQGLIQGFGVYVDTLFICSASAFIILLSGEYSTTGLTGIELVQWNLAQYFGDIAPTAVSILIFLFAFSSIVGNYYYGEININHLTKNKWVLYTFRILIGFMVFFGSVADLPLVWDLADLFMAFQVLTNVSAILILFPKVKEALDDYEKQQQAGVASPKFVKNVLSDTKGVMWWNE; this is encoded by the coding sequence ATGGAATTTTTAGACTCAATGGTTTCAAGTATTAACGGATTTTTATGGACGTATATTATTATTACGTTACTTGTAGTTGCAGGATTCTATTTTACGTTTAGACTTAATTTTGTACAGATTCGACATTTTAAAGAAATGTTTAGGCTTATTATTTCTTCTGCCAGATCAAAAACAAAAGGGAATGAAATATCTCCGTTCCAAGCATTTTGTGTAAGTACAGCTTCTCGAGTAGGTGTAGGTAATATTGCCGGTATTGCGATTGCTATTACAACCGGTGGACCGGGTTCTATTTTTTGGATGTGGTTTATTGCTGTAATTGGAGCTGCAACCGGATTTGTAGAAAGTACGTTAGCACAAATTTATAAAGTACCTTCAAAAGGAAAGCATGGAGAAACTATATTTAAAGGCGGACCTGCTTATTATCTTAAAAATGGATTAGGACATAGCATTTGGGCGGCTATATTTGCTATTTTGATTTCTGTTACTTATGGTTTAATTTATAACTCTGTACAAGCAAATACCATTAGCCTTGCATTAAATTCTGCGTTCGGTTTTGACAGAACGATAGTTGGAATTGTTATTGCGGTATTAGCTGTCGTAGTAATTTGTGGTGGTCTTGGACGCATTGCTCGTGTTACGGAATGGATGGTTCCTGTCATGGCAGGAATTTATATTATTACGGCATTGGGAATTATGATTTATCATTTTGATTTATTGCCTTATGTATTTGCAGAAATTTTTGAAAATGCATTTAATTTTGAAGCTATATTTGGCGGAGGTATGGGGGCAGCGGTTCTTACCGGATTTAAACGAGGTCTTTTCTCCAATGAAGCAGGGGAAGGTTCCGTACCAAATGCTGCTGCTACTGCAGATGCCAATCATCCTGTTGTACAGGGGTTAATTCAAGGTTTCGGTGTATATGTAGATACCCTGTTTATTTGTTCTGCCAGTGCATTTATTATTTTACTTAGTGGAGAATATTCTACTACAGGATTAACCGGTATAGAATTAGTACAGTGGAATTTAGCACAATATTTTGGTGATATTGCACCTACGGCAGTATCTATTCTTATATTCCTGTTTGCATTCAGTTCTATTGTTGGAAATTATTATTATGGAGAAATTAACATTAATCATTTAACTAAAAATAAGTGGGTTCTTTATACATTTAGAATATTAATCGGATTCATGGTATTCTTTGGATCAGTTGCTGATTTACCGTTGGTTTGGGATTTAGCTGATTTATTTATGGCATTCCAAGTATTAACTAATGTTTCTGCTATTCTTATTTTGTTTCCCAAAGTTAAGGAAGCACTTGATGATTATGAAAAGCAACAACAAGCAGGCGTTGCATCGCCTAAGTTTGTAAAAAATGTACTTTCTGATACCAAAGGCGTTATGTGGTGGAATGAATAA
- a CDS encoding DUF4026 domain-containing protein, protein MLNIFKQKRKQLQEQPLQYWEEYSYIHALSRNDDKFLLTEECIDRVRQLIDVKVIGYMLPVHEEGKPGVLFIEYKGEEYEFRFYYVEHEVSHLANFQRHFFLEKEMDEVQKATMALSSYMKFGKDVRSSYILQLKLLQALMPNTLAFEDESAEKLINRKWVELAVNSKLPCDFKDLYTVQAVMASDTDIWIHTHGLARCSIAELEILHSSKSVYNHHYSIISTLANMVLEGAYDEEKNYAIIGQFINMNPIIVRKISWTEGILQYDSTVLGTENDRKNSHNSKSEIIFIINEENEISLLEEVNTLLANNPIFYISNAETLRMKNLALERFSYVRKVMAMNDKENYTVLIKMGLITDHGEQSDNKEHIWFELLRMEDNILNLKLTQEPYDIAALHEGDEGTYFLEEMTDWLLYTPFGRISPNMIYLLDINMDEEK, encoded by the coding sequence ATGTTGAATATTTTTAAACAGAAAAGAAAACAGCTTCAAGAACAACCATTGCAATATTGGGAAGAATATTCTTATATACATGCTTTATCAAGAAATGATGATAAATTTTTGCTTACAGAAGAGTGCATAGATAGAGTTAGACAACTTATAGATGTAAAAGTTATTGGGTATATGTTACCTGTACATGAGGAAGGGAAACCGGGAGTCCTTTTTATTGAATATAAAGGGGAAGAATACGAATTTAGGTTTTATTACGTGGAACACGAGGTATCACATCTTGCAAATTTTCAAAGACATTTCTTTTTGGAAAAAGAAATGGATGAAGTGCAAAAGGCAACTATGGCACTTTCTTCTTATATGAAGTTTGGGAAAGATGTGAGAAGTTCATATATTTTACAATTAAAATTGTTGCAGGCTTTAATGCCTAATACACTTGCTTTTGAAGATGAGAGTGCAGAAAAACTTATAAATAGAAAATGGGTAGAGCTTGCTGTCAATTCCAAATTACCTTGTGATTTTAAAGATTTATATACAGTGCAGGCAGTTATGGCTTCTGATACGGATATATGGATTCATACTCATGGTCTGGCAAGATGTAGTATAGCAGAGTTAGAAATTCTACATTCATCTAAATCTGTATATAATCATCATTACAGTATAATATCGACTCTTGCTAATATGGTTTTAGAAGGGGCATATGATGAAGAAAAAAACTATGCAATAATTGGGCAATTTATTAATATGAATCCGATTATTGTTAGGAAGATTAGTTGGACAGAAGGGATTCTACAATATGACTCTACCGTTTTAGGGACTGAAAATGATAGGAAAAATAGTCATAATTCAAAAAGTGAAATTATATTTATAATAAATGAGGAGAACGAAATATCTCTTCTTGAAGAAGTAAATACCTTACTTGCTAATAATCCGATTTTTTACATTTCAAATGCAGAGACTCTAAGAATGAAAAATTTAGCTTTAGAGAGATTTTCTTATGTAAGAAAAGTTATGGCAATGAATGATAAAGAAAATTATACCGTACTTATCAAAATGGGCTTAATAACGGATCATGGTGAACAAAGTGATAATAAAGAGCATATATGGTTTGAGTTATTACGTATGGAAGATAATATATTAAACTTAAAATTAACACAAGAACCTTATGATATAGCAGCCCTACATGAAGGAGATGAAGGGACTTATTTTCTTGAGGAAATGACAGACTGGTTACTTTATACTCCATTCGGAAGAATCTCTCCTAATATGATATATTTATTAGACATTAATATGGATGAAGAAAAATAG
- a CDS encoding arsenate reductase family protein, producing the protein MLFNEYPKCSTCQKAKKWLDSHKIEYDDRHIVENNPTKEELKLWIAKSNKPIKKFFNTSGMLYREMELKDKLPQMTEDEQLDWLSSNGMLVKRPLVVGENFVLVGFKEREWEETFLK; encoded by the coding sequence ATATTATTTAATGAGTACCCTAAATGTAGCACTTGTCAAAAAGCAAAGAAATGGCTTGATTCACATAAAATTGAGTATGATGATAGGCATATTGTAGAAAATAATCCGACGAAAGAAGAGTTAAAATTATGGATTGCCAAAAGCAATAAGCCAATAAAGAAATTTTTTAACACTAGCGGAATGCTGTATAGGGAAATGGAATTAAAAGATAAGTTGCCACAAATGACAGAAGATGAACAGCTTGATTGGCTATCTAGCAATGGAATGCTTGTGAAACGGCCACTTGTTGTAGGTGAAAATTTTGTTCTCGTAGGATTTAAAGAAAGAGAATGGGAAGAAACGTTTTTGAAATAA
- a CDS encoding MazG nucleotide pyrophosphohydrolase domain-containing protein, with translation MNLGRIYEILDKYKLSTSNPMTIITGLAFETLSFYPVQTIVIYDIGKESYDKIAERLLNFFTPESILWEIDKQGNRIDMTVATFFKRNNLPEIIILDLKEMHRKEESLFSLDAIDEVMDVLLSKNGCPWDLQQTHQTLKTYFIQEVYEVIDAINEENSLHLQEELGDCLYQIIFHAKLAEKEGWFTMQDVIDSISKKMKERHPLLFNFNPDSISFEPGLNWEDQKNKIKKRKYLLDGIPKCLPSLLLACIIHKKVSSTETQNTESGHLTNGRFESSWKSAIGLALTEDGEKTNNNYGKLLFDLVAGVLDEGVDPELALHEFCVNYMRTFTQWEDSIKTNNPTTTFTNSDIRKLWAISQKRTSANNSEESQGGD, from the coding sequence ATGAATCTAGGTAGAATATATGAGATTTTAGATAAGTACAAGTTGTCTACGTCTAATCCAATGACAATTATTACCGGATTAGCTTTTGAAACTTTGTCTTTTTATCCGGTACAAACTATAGTTATTTATGATATAGGAAAAGAAAGTTATGATAAAATTGCAGAACGCCTTTTAAATTTTTTTACTCCGGAATCTATTTTATGGGAAATAGATAAACAAGGGAATCGGATTGACATGACGGTGGCTACATTTTTTAAAAGAAATAATTTACCTGAAATCATTATTTTAGATTTAAAGGAAATGCATCGAAAAGAAGAAAGTTTATTTTCACTTGATGCTATTGATGAGGTAATGGATGTTTTGTTATCTAAAAATGGATGCCCATGGGATTTACAACAAACACATCAAACATTAAAAACTTATTTTATTCAAGAAGTATATGAGGTAATTGACGCGATTAATGAAGAGAATTCTTTACATTTACAGGAAGAGCTTGGAGATTGTTTATATCAAATTATATTTCATGCTAAATTAGCAGAGAAAGAAGGCTGGTTTACTATGCAGGATGTGATAGATTCTATCTCTAAAAAAATGAAAGAAAGACATCCTCTATTATTTAATTTTAATCCGGATTCTATCTCTTTTGAACCCGGATTAAATTGGGAAGATCAAAAAAATAAAATTAAAAAACGTAAATATTTATTGGATGGAATACCTAAATGCTTGCCAAGCCTGCTTTTAGCGTGTATAATTCATAAGAAAGTGAGTTCTACCGAGACTCAAAATACCGAGAGTGGTCACCTAACCAACGGTCGCTTCGAATCCTCTTGGAAGTCTGCCATTGGATTGGCATTGACAGAAGATGGAGAGAAAACGAACAACAACTACGGTAAACTGCTTTTTGATTTAGTAGCTGGAGTCCTGGATGAAGGAGTGGATCCCGAATTAGCTTTACATGAGTTTTGTGTGAATTATATGAGAACATTTACGCAATGGGAAGACTCTATAAAAACAAATAATCCTACTACTACATTCACAAACAGTGATATACGAAAGTTATGGGCGATATCTCAAAAAAGAACCTCGGCTAATAACTCGGAAGAATCACAAGGCGGGGATTGA
- a CDS encoding MGDG synthase family glycosyltransferase — MTKRRKFFILTASIGEGHSQAARAIAETIKQVHPEDAVRVLDFISRDGISIDHVLKESYLKLIRLFPEMYDSLYSNAQNKHLGSTLQSLLSWSFRRRMKRLITVLKPDALLFTHPFPACAANMLKKEGDIHTPLLGVITDFDIHQLWIYKHLDGYCVPSKDLADKLEMHNVPQSIIHTTGIPVRKSFYEELKNPSSKEKGTVLIMGGGLGLGDITDTLLRLDKVDSIQRFIVVTGQNITVYEEVASILDSLRHPVELHSYTNKVAQLMSQSELIVTKPGALTCTEALTMNLPMVLVNALPGQERANASHLQDSGCAVWVRKGEIAKMVDSLLNNSEKLRCMATACGKEKKDSALEIVHVLDNMLVKN; from the coding sequence ATGACCAAACGGCGCAAATTTTTTATATTAACTGCTTCTATAGGAGAAGGTCATTCTCAGGCTGCTAGAGCCATTGCTGAAACAATTAAACAAGTACACCCGGAAGATGCAGTTCGGGTATTGGATTTTATTTCACGAGACGGAATTTCAATAGATCATGTATTAAAAGAATCGTATTTAAAACTTATACGGTTATTTCCTGAAATGTATGATAGCTTATATAGTAATGCACAAAATAAACATTTAGGATCTACTTTACAAAGCCTTCTTTCTTGGAGTTTTAGAAGACGTATGAAACGCCTTATTACCGTATTAAAACCCGATGCATTGCTATTTACACATCCGTTTCCTGCTTGTGCAGCTAATATGCTAAAAAAAGAGGGAGATATACATACGCCTCTTTTAGGAGTTATAACTGATTTTGATATTCATCAGTTATGGATATATAAACATTTAGATGGATATTGTGTACCTTCTAAAGATTTAGCTGATAAATTAGAAATGCATAATGTACCTCAATCTATAATTCATACAACAGGTATTCCTGTTAGGAAATCTTTTTATGAAGAATTAAAAAATCCTTCTTCCAAAGAAAAAGGAACCGTTCTTATTATGGGAGGAGGGCTTGGATTAGGAGATATTACCGATACTTTATTACGATTAGATAAGGTAGATTCCATTCAACGCTTTATTGTAGTAACCGGTCAAAATATTACTGTATATGAAGAGGTTGCTTCTATTTTAGATTCTCTTCGTCATCCGGTAGAACTTCATAGCTATACTAATAAAGTAGCACAATTAATGAGTCAGAGCGAATTAATTGTGACTAAACCCGGAGCACTTACTTGTACGGAAGCATTAACAATGAATCTTCCTATGGTTTTAGTCAATGCACTGCCGGGGCAAGAACGTGCTAATGCTTCTCATTTACAGGATAGTGGATGTGCGGTATGGGTAAGAAAGGGTGAAATTGCTAAAATGGTAGACTCCCTTCTTAATAATTCGGAAAAACTAAGATGTATGGCAACTGCTTGTGGGAAAGAAAAAAAAGATAGTGCATTAGAAATAGTACATGTGTTGGACAATATGTTAGTTAAAAATTAA
- the msrB gene encoding peptide-methionine (R)-S-oxide reductase MsrB has product MKKDIYFAGGCFWGTEHIFKRIPGVLDTTVGYANGSMENPSYEDVCYKDTEHRETVKVTYDDTKLSLSMLVQAFFMVIDPTVKNRQGNDIGSQYQTGVYYVDKEDLSLLENTFSKEKTKHNEFYVELKPLDNFYDAEWYHQDYLDKNPDGYCHISYEEMDKVRKMFATEIESNEYKQTETDDQLFFRIGAQAFDVVKKAGTEAPYSGEYNDFFEKGLYVDIVSGEPLFTSNDKFNSGCGWPAFSKPISEDHVNYKRDNTLGMNRVEVRSKGANSHLGHVFQDGPEELGGMRYCINSAALRFIPFDKLDEEGYGEFKKLIN; this is encoded by the coding sequence ATGAAAAAAGATATATATTTTGCAGGTGGATGCTTTTGGGGAACAGAACACATTTTTAAAAGAATTCCGGGTGTTTTAGACACGACCGTAGGTTATGCAAATGGCAGCATGGAAAATCCAAGCTACGAGGATGTTTGCTACAAAGATACCGAACATAGAGAAACCGTAAAGGTAACATATGATGATACCAAACTATCGCTTTCAATGCTTGTACAAGCTTTCTTTATGGTAATTGACCCTACTGTTAAAAACAGACAGGGAAACGATATAGGAAGCCAATATCAAACAGGAGTATATTATGTGGATAAAGAGGATCTATCGCTTCTCGAGAATACTTTTTCCAAAGAAAAAACTAAACATAATGAGTTTTATGTTGAACTTAAGCCACTTGATAATTTCTATGATGCCGAATGGTATCATCAAGATTACTTAGATAAAAATCCAGATGGTTATTGTCATATTTCTTATGAAGAGATGGATAAAGTCAGGAAGATGTTTGCAACTGAAATCGAAAGCAATGAGTATAAGCAGACAGAAACAGACGATCAACTTTTTTTTAGAATTGGAGCACAAGCCTTTGATGTAGTAAAGAAAGCTGGTACCGAGGCCCCCTATTCAGGCGAATACAACGATTTCTTTGAAAAGGGACTTTACGTAGACATTGTGAGCGGTGAACCGCTGTTTACATCAAATGACAAGTTTAACTCCGGTTGCGGTTGGCCGGCATTCAGCAAACCAATTTCAGAAGATCATGTAAATTATAAGAGGGATAACACTTTAGGTATGAATCGTGTGGAGGTTCGCAGTAAAGGCGCCAATTCGCACCTTGGACATGTATTTCAAGACGGACCGGAAGAACTCGGGGGGATGAGATATTGTATTAATTCTGCAGCGCTTCGTTTTATACCATTTGATAAACTAGATGAAGAAGGCTACGGTGAATTTAAGAAGTTGATAAACTAA
- a CDS encoding HU family DNA-binding protein produces MNKTELIAAVAEEAKMTKKDAEKAVKAVLDVISNTLEQGEKVALIGFGTFEVRQRAARTGHNPANQETIHIPASKAPAFRPSKQLKEKVNH; encoded by the coding sequence ATGAATAAGACAGAATTAATCGCAGCAGTAGCTGAAGAAGCTAAAATGACAAAGAAAGATGCTGAAAAGGCAGTTAAGGCTGTTCTTGATGTTATCAGCAATACCCTTGAACAGGGTGAAAAAGTAGCTTTAATTGGATTTGGCACATTTGAAGTTCGTCAACGTGCTGCAAGAACTGGACATAATCCTGCAAATCAGGAAACTATTCATATTCCAGCTTCCAAAGCTCCAGCATTCCGCCCGAGCAAGCAGTTGAAAGAAAAAGTAAATCACTAA
- a CDS encoding putative polysaccharide biosynthesis protein — protein sequence MSKNSFIRGALILTIAGIIVKFIGAFSRIYLSRLLGGEGIGLYQMAYPIYLLCLSVSSAGLPVAISIMVAEKNAIHDYVGGQRVFKISLTVLTLTGLFFSIALFFGASWLIDNHIVRDARAYWSLIALAPAVFCATIVATMRGYFQGLQDMMPTAVSQIVEQLVRVVTMIGLAIILLPKGLEYGAAGATLGAAPGALIAIFVLLWYYWIERKTRKELYLTQNKSIVPDSTFTILKRLIILAIPVSLANIMVPIVSSIDLLIVPKRLEVAGFTVEQATTLFGYLTGMATSLINMPTIVTAAFAASLVPGISEANIKKDFDTVRKRTQTAMRLACIITIPAFVGLCVIATPISTLLYAIPDAGPCIAVMSLGVFFLGIQQVTTGVLQGLGKTAIPFINMVASAFIKIGLSWYLTAIPSLGVLGSAWATNADFGIAALLNLVCLYKIMEYKMDWIHTGKVFLSSAIMGSAVWFSYEGILQVTHSNTLSSLLSIVLGGIVFLVAVLITKTVTAQDVREMPKVGNQLANIIEKLTWK from the coding sequence ATGAGTAAAAACTCTTTTATCCGTGGTGCGTTAATTCTTACGATAGCAGGAATTATTGTTAAATTTATAGGTGCATTTAGCCGTATCTATTTATCACGTTTGCTTGGTGGTGAAGGTATTGGGCTTTATCAAATGGCATATCCGATTTACTTGCTGTGTTTATCTGTATCTTCTGCAGGTCTTCCGGTTGCTATTTCTATTATGGTTGCAGAAAAAAATGCTATTCATGATTATGTGGGTGGACAGCGAGTATTTAAAATATCTTTGACAGTGTTAACACTTACCGGGTTATTTTTTAGTATCGCTTTATTCTTTGGAGCAAGTTGGCTTATCGATAATCATATTGTACGTGATGCGAGAGCTTATTGGTCTTTAATTGCATTGGCACCTGCTGTTTTTTGTGCGACAATCGTTGCCACTATGCGTGGATATTTTCAAGGTTTACAGGATATGATGCCTACCGCTGTTTCTCAAATTGTAGAGCAGCTTGTTCGTGTAGTAACTATGATTGGATTGGCTATCATTCTTTTACCTAAAGGATTGGAGTATGGTGCTGCAGGAGCTACTTTAGGTGCAGCACCCGGGGCATTAATCGCTATTTTTGTATTGCTTTGGTATTATTGGATAGAAAGAAAAACAAGAAAAGAATTATATCTAACGCAAAATAAATCAATTGTTCCGGATAGCACATTTACTATCCTAAAACGACTAATAATATTGGCAATTCCTGTGTCTCTTGCCAATATTATGGTACCTATTGTATCAAGTATTGATCTTTTGATTGTACCTAAACGATTGGAAGTCGCAGGTTTTACTGTAGAGCAAGCTACTACTCTATTTGGTTATTTAACAGGAATGGCTACTTCTTTAATTAACATGCCTACGATTGTAACAGCTGCTTTTGCAGCAAGTTTAGTTCCCGGAATTTCAGAAGCGAATATAAAAAAAGATTTTGATACTGTACGTAAACGTACGCAAACAGCTATGCGTTTAGCATGTATCATTACCATTCCGGCTTTTGTCGGATTATGCGTTATTGCAACACCCATTTCTACTTTATTGTATGCCATTCCGGATGCAGGACCTTGTATTGCTGTTATGAGTTTAGGTGTGTTTTTCTTAGGGATACAACAAGTAACAACCGGTGTGTTACAAGGACTTGGAAAAACAGCGATTCCTTTTATTAATATGGTGGCTAGTGCTTTTATTAAGATTGGATTATCTTGGTATTTAACAGCCATTCCATCTTTGGGTGTTTTAGGTAGCGCCTGGGCAACTAATGCTGATTTTGGCATTGCTGCACTTTTGAATTTAGTTTGTTTATATAAAATTATGGAATATAAGATGGATTGGATTCATACGGGTAAAGTATTCTTATCTTCTGCTATTATGGGGAGTGCCGTATGGTTTAGCTATGAAGGAATTTTACAAGTGACTCATAGTAATACCTTATCCTCTTTGCTTTCCATTGTACTTGGAGGAATTGTGTTTTTAGTGGCAGTTTTAATTACTAAAACAGTTACAGCTCAAGATGTAAGAGAAATGCCTAAAGTAGGGAATCAATTAGCAAATATAATTGAAAAGTTGACTTGGAAATAA